The Halomicronema hongdechloris C2206 genome includes a window with the following:
- a CDS encoding pentapeptide repeat-containing protein — protein sequence MAFSVEVHHLIQQYQSGQIAFQGLMLTHANLAGVHLPWVNLSDAVLQSANLDDAFLPGASLVRSRLQKTSLRRANLLGADLIRANLSRADLSWALCSTANFSGANLSEATLQGTSLAGANLIAANLRGANLRETNLRGANLMGANLVDTDLSETYLEGAYLCYTVMPDGRCWSQDGDTGERQAVSWDNIAAYTRLANHLAAKDIDTD from the coding sequence ATGGCCTTTTCGGTTGAGGTTCACCACTTAATCCAACAGTATCAATCTGGACAGATCGCATTTCAGGGATTGATGTTAACCCACGCTAACTTAGCCGGGGTACACCTGCCTTGGGTGAATCTAAGTGATGCTGTGTTACAGTCAGCTAACCTAGACGATGCCTTTTTACCAGGGGCATCTCTGGTGCGATCGCGGTTGCAAAAGACCAGCTTGCGCCGAGCCAATTTGCTCGGGGCCGACTTGATTCGGGCCAACCTCAGCCGAGCCGATTTGTCTTGGGCCCTATGCAGCACCGCCAATTTCAGCGGAGCCAACTTGAGCGAGGCCACTCTGCAGGGCACCAGCCTAGCCGGGGCCAACCTAATCGCAGCCAACCTGCGGGGGGCTAATTTACGGGAGACTAACCTGCGAGGAGCCAATCTGATGGGGGCCAACCTGGTGGATACTGACCTGTCTGAGACCTACTTAGAAGGGGCCTATCTCTGCTATACGGTCATGCCCGATGGCCGCTGCTGGAGCCAGGACGGCGACACCGGCGAACGTCAGGCGGTATCCTGGGATAACATCGCTGCCTACACGCGGCTGGCCAACCATTTAGCCGCCAAAGACATCGACACCGACTAA
- a CDS encoding DUF4333 domain-containing protein — protein MTIPLTIRHHSVWALAGVCLAACSNQLNTADIEATIEAEIERQGYRLSLAEVRCPNTVPRQTNHYFRCVGELDSEETFTINVVQQDGQGTVEWEVPNSKTMLNLVKVETRIAEGLGQALGQRAIIDCGHTYRTNQPGDRFECQVVGELTDGRDRIDAVLVMPEPDGNLTWQELRQPIPAAAGTSTASTAPAQENASSPQVAATESSVKTTTVSGPGNRRQVNRPYLPGDDD, from the coding sequence ATGACTATCCCTCTGACTATTCGTCATCATAGTGTCTGGGCACTGGCAGGGGTATGCTTGGCCGCCTGCAGTAACCAGCTCAATACCGCTGACATCGAAGCCACCATCGAAGCCGAGATCGAACGTCAGGGATACCGCCTATCCCTGGCCGAGGTGCGCTGCCCTAACACGGTGCCGCGGCAGACCAACCATTATTTTCGCTGTGTGGGGGAATTGGACTCAGAGGAGACCTTTACCATCAACGTGGTGCAACAGGATGGCCAGGGCACCGTAGAGTGGGAAGTGCCCAACTCCAAAACCATGCTGAATCTGGTTAAGGTGGAAACGCGCATTGCCGAGGGTCTGGGTCAGGCCCTGGGGCAGCGGGCCATCATTGACTGTGGCCATACCTACCGGACCAACCAGCCAGGAGATCGCTTTGAGTGCCAAGTAGTCGGTGAGTTAACGGACGGTCGCGATCGCATCGATGCCGTGTTGGTGATGCCCGAGCCCGACGGGAACCTCACCTGGCAAGAATTGCGTCAACCGATCCCAGCGGCAGCAGGGACCTCTACGGCCAGTACTGCTCCTGCTCAGGAAAATGCCAGCTCACCCCAGGTAGCCGCGACAGAGTCCTCGGTGAAGACCACAACCGTGAGTGGCCCCGGCAATCGGCGGCAGGTCAACCGTCCCTACCTGCCAGGGGACGATGACTAA
- a CDS encoding MotA/TolQ/ExbB proton channel family protein encodes MTTVLDFLIKGGPVMVPILGCSVLTMATALERSLFWTRLLQREGRIVNEVLDVARRDLHEAAAIAAQAQDLPIGRFLLAPLRLQRPSPETFRLAMETAGDREFVTMRKGDKLLETIVAVAPLLGLLGTVTGLIATFGNLNIGGGGTGEQASRAAAGIGEALITTAAGMVVAILALLIFRVLVSLQAQQMDYFSEAGNELELIYRQYWYEPAQLPPSSERGLPAGIGPERYSG; translated from the coding sequence ATGACGACAGTACTCGATTTTTTAATCAAGGGTGGCCCCGTGATGGTGCCCATCCTGGGGTGTTCGGTGTTGACCATGGCCACAGCCTTAGAACGAAGCCTGTTTTGGACGCGACTCTTGCAACGAGAAGGGCGCATCGTCAATGAGGTTCTAGATGTGGCCCGGCGAGACTTGCATGAGGCGGCTGCCATCGCCGCCCAGGCCCAAGATCTGCCCATTGGTCGCTTCCTATTAGCGCCGCTGCGGTTGCAGCGCCCCTCCCCCGAAACCTTTCGCCTGGCCATGGAAACCGCTGGGGATCGAGAATTTGTCACCATGCGCAAGGGGGATAAGCTGCTGGAGACCATCGTGGCAGTGGCACCTTTGCTCGGTCTTCTCGGGACTGTGACTGGCCTGATTGCCACCTTCGGTAATCTCAACATCGGCGGCGGTGGCACTGGCGAGCAGGCCTCCCGGGCGGCAGCCGGTATTGGCGAAGCCCTGATCACCACAGCGGCAGGGATGGTTGTCGCCATTTTAGCCCTACTGATCTTCCGGGTGCTGGTCAGCTTGCAGGCCCAACAGATGGATTATTTTTCGGAAGCGGGCAACGAATTAGAGTTGATCTATCGGCAATACTGGTATGAACCGGCCCAGCTCCCCCCTTCGTCGGAGCGAGGCCTGCCAGCTGGGATAGGGCCGGAACGCTACTCGGGATAG
- a CDS encoding ExbD/TolR family protein — protein sequence MRFRQQHQAKLPQVDLIPMLNVMMGILAFFVMITMTLGSEQLIEVQLPAEQQPDEPAPLPTDPFIVELAAPNQVRLNGQPIDVPTLQQQMETYLGRNPDNVVFLLPNRDLPYEDVMQFLGEMRAVGGDRVSLAIEE from the coding sequence ATGCGGTTTCGCCAGCAGCATCAGGCTAAGTTACCCCAGGTCGATCTGATTCCCATGCTGAATGTGATGATGGGAATTTTGGCCTTTTTTGTCATGATCACCATGACCCTGGGCAGCGAGCAACTGATCGAGGTGCAATTGCCGGCGGAACAGCAACCAGATGAGCCGGCCCCCCTACCTACGGATCCCTTTATCGTCGAGTTGGCGGCCCCAAATCAGGTGCGCCTAAACGGCCAACCCATCGATGTGCCCACTCTGCAACAGCAAATGGAAACCTATCTGGGGCGCAATCCTGACAACGTGGTGTTTCTGTTGCCCAATCGTGACCTGCCCTACGAAGACGTGATGCAATTCCTGGGAGAGATGCGGGCCGTGGGCGGCGATCGGGTGTCGTTGGCCATTGAGGAGTAG
- a CDS encoding ExbD/TolR family protein, whose product MRFRQRQMRWPKAGRRPSQVPEVNLVPMMDVLMTVLTFFIIISMSLTGQQLLNVRLPQILGEADELVEDETNVRLEALIVGLDASGALLLDNEPVAFSRVAQRIRTYFQEHPDGRVILKADRSLSYEQVATLLTDLRDIGGNRVSLAVE is encoded by the coding sequence ATGCGCTTTCGTCAGCGTCAGATGCGATGGCCAAAGGCCGGTCGGAGACCATCGCAAGTTCCCGAGGTCAACCTCGTCCCCATGATGGACGTGTTAATGACCGTGTTGACCTTTTTCATCATCATTTCCATGAGCCTCACCGGCCAGCAGCTACTGAATGTCCGCCTGCCCCAGATTCTAGGCGAGGCCGATGAGCTGGTCGAAGACGAGACCAATGTCCGCCTAGAGGCCCTGATCGTCGGCCTAGACGCCAGCGGTGCCCTGCTCCTAGATAATGAACCCGTTGCCTTCAGCCGGGTAGCCCAGCGCATTCGTACCTACTTCCAGGAACATCCTGATGGGCGAGTCATTCTCAAGGCCGACCGCAGCCTCAGCTATGAGCAAGTAGCCACCCTGTTAACCGACCTGCGTGACATCGGCGGCAACCGGGTCTCCCTGGCAGTGGAATAG